The proteins below come from a single Ictalurus furcatus strain D&B chromosome 27, Billie_1.0, whole genome shotgun sequence genomic window:
- the LOC128602594 gene encoding beta-1,3-galactosyltransferase 2-like — protein MMASLSQHRFKICFIILLSLVFIGLMSVQVSDISLKHSKVWLKNVARHLNSYMPINPSIGNQMLIKQSPYPHYKQRSGELEISNTTHVVVTVTSRLNATESTDQDTKTTNLSPPYHEAHPRNYHFILDEPDICERQKPFLVLMVPVAPQQLEARNSIRSTWGNESVVQGKNITVLFMLGLKGGEDGKKHQEQLNLESQQYHDLIQSTFIDTYKNLTIKTMVIMDWLATHCPQASYAMKIDSDMFLNLENLMSLLLAPNTPKENYITGMVMWNRPVVRNVHSKWYVPKEAYPDDVYPTYLLGMGYVFSSDLPEKLVKVSKDVQPFNIEDAYVGACLKKLGISPSSPPDPSKFKAYHSGEFKRSEFARIITTILGSPKQLTTFWQELKRAV, from the coding sequence ATGATGGCCTCCTTAAGCCAACACAGGTTTAAAATCTGCTTCATCATCTTGCTCTCCTTAGTCTTCATTGGGCTCATGTCTGTCCAAGTGTCGGACATCTCCCTCAAACATTCCAAGGTGTGGCTCAAAAATGTTGCCAGACATCTTAACTCTTACATGCCAATAAATCCAAGTATCGGCAATCAAATGCTGATAAAGCAGTCTCCTTATCCACACTACAAACAAAGATCTGGAGAACTGGAGATTTCTAATACCACACATGTAGTAGTGACCGTGACGAGCAGGCTTAATGCCACGGAGTCGACTGATCAGGACACAAAGACGACAAACCTTTCACCACCTTACCATGAAGCACATCCACGCAATTACCATTTCATCCTAGACGAGCCGGACATATGTGAGCGGCAGAAGCCATTTTTGGTCCTCATGGTACCAGTGGCTCCTCAACAACTGGAGGCTCGAAACTCCATCCGGAGCACGTGGGGTAACGAGAGCGTCGTTCAAGGGAAAAACATCACTGTCTTGTTCATGCTGGGTTTAAAGGGAGGAGAAGACGGGAAGAAACATCAAGAGCAGTTGAATTTGGAAAGCCAGCAGTACCACGACCTGATCCAGAGTACCTTTATAGACACGTACAAGAACCTGACCATAAAGACCATGGTGATCATGGACTGGCTAGCCACACACTGTCCTCAAGCATCCTACGCCATGAAGATCGACTCTGACATGTTCTTAAATTTGGAGAATCTCATGAGCTTGCTGCTGGCACCGAACACGCCCAAAGAAAACTACATTACTGGGATGGTTATGTGGAACCGGCCCGTCGTTCGAAACGTACATTCCAAGTGGTACGTGCCGAAGGAAGCGTACCCAGATGACGTCTACCCCACATACCTGCTGGGGATGGGTTACGTCTTTTCCAGCGATCTTCCAGAGAAGCTCGTCAAAGTCTCGAAAGACGTACAGCCATTTAACATCGAGGACGCGTACGTGGGTGCGTGTCTGAAAAAACTGGGCATCTCACCTTCGAGCCCTCCCGATCCGTCCAAATTCAAGGCTTATCACAGTGGCGAATTTAAGCGCAGCGAGTTCGCCAGGATCATCACAACGATCCTCGGCTCCCCAAAGCAGCTAACAACATTCTGGCAAGAACTAAAGAGGGCTGTGTGA